The following proteins are encoded in a genomic region of Drosophila suzukii chromosome 4, CBGP_Dsuzu_IsoJpt1.0, whole genome shotgun sequence:
- the LOC118877270 gene encoding uncharacterized protein: protein MATPLPNEGGQSMVLQINKEAEDLLYPRYGKMAWGMGSVYLRLKKRHSDDKSAHILQAPDCYSQPVERSQPPMTLRVLQLNLHKSRLASAELLIALIGLVPWIASGNIVAGLRSSNYNTFYSSTL, encoded by the exons ATGGCCACCCCACTACCCAACGAGGGGGGCCAAAGTATGGTTCTCCAAATCAACAAGGAGGCGGAGGATCTGCTGTACCCAAGATACGGGAAGATGGCGTGGGGCATGGGTAGTGTATACCTGCGTCTTAAGAAGCGCCACTCCGACGACAAAAGCGCACACATCCTGCAGGCACCTGACTGTTATAGCCAACCCGTCGAGCGGAGCCAGCCACCCATGACACTGAGGGTGCTGCAGCTCAATCTCCATAAAAGCAGACTCGCGTCGGCGGAGCTCCTAATTGCCCTGATTGGCTTGGTTCCATGGATTGCCTCGGGCAATATCGTGGCCGGACTAAGGTCCTCAAACTACAATACATTCTACTCATCAACG CTCTGA